The following proteins are co-located in the Eptesicus fuscus isolate TK198812 chromosome 9, DD_ASM_mEF_20220401, whole genome shotgun sequence genome:
- the STK40 gene encoding serine/threonine-protein kinase 40 yields the protein MKRRASDRGAGETSARAKALGSGISGNNAKRAGPFILGPRLGTSPVQSIVQCLARKDGTDDFYQLKILTLEERGDQGIESQEERQGKMLLHTEYSLLSLLHTQDGVVHHHGLFQDRTCEIVADPESSRMVKKTKKRICLVLDCLCAHDFSDKTADLINLQHYVIKEKRLSERETVVIFYDVVRVVEALHQKNIVHRDLKLGNMVLNKRTHRITITNFCLGKHLVSEGDLLKDQRGSPAYISPDVLSGRPYRGKPSDMWALGVVLFTMLYGQFPFYDSIPQELFRKIKAAEYTIPEDGRVSESTVCLIRKLLVLDPQQRLAAADVLEALSAIIASWQSLSSLSGPLQVVPDIDDQMSNADSSQEAKVTEECSQYEFENYMRQQLLLAEEKSSTHEARSWVPKRQFGSAPLVRRLGHDAQPVSPLDAAILAQRCLRK from the exons ATGAAGCGGAGAGCATCAGACAGAGGGGCTGGGGAAACGTCGGCCAGGGCGAAGGCTCTaggaagtgggatttctggaaaTAATGCGAAGAGAGCTGGACCGTTCATCCTGG GTCCCCGtctgggcacctccccagtgcaAAGCATTGTGCAGTGTCTGGCGAGGAAAGATGGCACAGATGACTTCTATCAGCTGAAG ATCCTTAccctggaggagaggggggacCAAGGAATAGAAAGCCAGGAGGAGAGGCAAGGCAAGATGCTGTTACACACCGAGTactctctgctctccctcctccacacGCAGGATGGCGTGGTTCACCACCACGGGCTCTTCCAG GACCGTACCTGTGAAATCGTTGCGGACCCAGAATCCAGCCGAATGGTTAAGAAGACGAAGAAGCGCATCTGCCTCGTTCTGGACTGCCTCTGTGCGCACGACTTCAGCGACAAGACCGCCGACCTGATCAACCTGCAGCACTACGTCATCAAGGAGAAGAGGCTCAGCGAGCGGGAGACCGTGGTCATCTTCTACGACGTGGTGCGCGTGGTGGAAGCCCTGCaccag AAAAACATTGTGCACAGAGACCTGAAGCTCGGGAACATGGTGCTCAATAAAAG GACGCATCGGATAACCATCACCAACTTCTGCCTTGGGAAGCACCTCGTGAGCGAGGGGGACCTGCTGAAGGACCAGAGGGGCAGCCCCGCCTACATCAGTCCCGACGTGCTCAGCG GCCGGCCGTACCGGGGCAAGCCGAGTGACATGTGGGCGCTGGGCGTGGTGCTGTTCACCATGCTTTATGGCCAGTTCCCCTTCTACGACAGCATCCCCCAGGAGCTCTTCCGGAAGATCAAGGCCGCCGAGTACACCATCCCTGA GGACGGGCGGGTTTCTGAGAGCACCGTGTGTCTCATCCGGAAACTGCTGGTCCTcgacccccagcagcgcctggctgcCGCCGACGTCCTGGAAGCCCTCAGTGCCATCATCGCTTCGTG gcagtcCCTGTCGTCCCTGAGCGGGCCTCTGCAGGTGGTCCCTGACATCGACGACCAAATGAGCAATGCGGACAGCTCCCAGGAG GCGAAGGTGACGGAGGAGTGCTCCCAGTACGAGTTTGAGAACTACAtgcggcagcagctgctgctggccgAGGAGAAGAGCTCCACCCACGAGGCCCGGAGCTGGGTGCCCAAGCGGCAGTTCGGCAGCGCCCCGCTGGTGCGCCGGCTGGGCCACGACGCGCAGCCCGTGAGCCCCTTGGACGCGGCCATCCTGGCGCAGCGCTGCCTGCGGAAATAG
- the SH3D21 gene encoding SH3 domain-containing protein 21 isoform X1 produces MEVLVLAGYRAQKEGELSLAPGDVVRQVCKGPARGWLRGELGGHCGFFPERLVQEIPETLRGAGEAPRPRCARSRGRPAKSRSSPKWCKVNFSYSPEQADELKLQVGEIVEVIKEIEDGWWLGKKNGQLGAFPSNFVELLDSGPPSLDNPGMPSLCLDPQQPPKMNSLTCDNPPDYLRPVFYPETYRVLFDYQPEAPDELALRRGDEVKVLRKITEDEGWWEGESQGRRGVFPDNFVLPPPPIKKLLPRKMQDSVEHELTHAAGGRTYQRQALVKESKKMMPKTALPAVKKLTTVHTGPSKAKPPGGDGQKRPSRDLGSSGSFLGGGPGHTGKKRSRTQATRQRPANTQEEERKSRAKAPPANKTATTGKTLTPKKTLPPRKAPSPEGVFSADETPEDEALYSKLVSSGDEALTFDQILSEETSSGDNTQLHPSPEAAPSKSKTKGKSSLVHKPEEHLDKRDSSALPLEAMPEPLENLVQPWEEPTTLQEKTPAKDETSPKEEAPPKKVAPAQKHPQPTKPAPGPQGTPTLPSRVPQNPTVSKNDKEEVMKLQEEVESLRKALELMGEQLESKLMDIWEELKSERERRRLLEAQMNLKTEESLTPSSSPTQPQPQ; encoded by the exons ATGG AGGTACTGGTTCTGGCCGGATACCGTGCGCAGAAGGAGGGTGAGCTGAGTCTGGCGCCCGGGGACGTGGTCCGACAGGTGTGCAAGGGACCCGCACGGGGCTGGCTGCGCGGAGAGCTGGGGGGCCACTGTGGCTTCTTCCCGGAGCGCCTGGTGCAG GAAATCCCGGAGACTTTGCGCGGCGCGGGAGAGGCGCCGAGACCACGCTGTGCGCGCAGCCGAG GTCGCCCTGCCAAATCTCGGAGCTCCCCAAAATGGTGCAAAGTGAACTTCAGCTACAGTCCGGAGCAGGCAGACGAGTTGAAGTTGCAAGTTGGGGAGATTGTGGAAGTGATAAAGGAG ATTGAGGACGGCTGGTGGCTGGGAAAGAAGAATGGGCAGCTGGGAGCCTTTCCATCCAACTTTGTGGAGTTGCTGGACAGTGGGCCCCCAA GCCTTGATAACCCAGGCATGCCTTCACTCTGCCTTGATCCCCAGCAACCGCCCAAG ATGAACAGCCTGACCTGTGACAACCCTCCAGACTACCTGCGGCCAG TCTTCTACCCTGAGACCTATAGGGTCCTGTTTGACTACCAGCCGGAGGCCCCAGATGAGTTGGCACTGCGGAGGGGGGACGAGGTGAAGGTGCTGAGGAAG ATCACAGAGGATGAgggctggtgggaaggagagTCTCAAGGCAGAAGAGGAGTTTTCCCAGACAACTTTGTGCTCCCACCACCCCCA ATCAAGAAGCTGCTCCCACGAAAAATGCAAGATTCAG TAGAACATGAGCTCACTCACGCTGCTGGGGGAAGAACGTACCAGAGGCAGG CTCTTGTTAAGGAATCAAAAAAGATGATGCCCAAAACAGCCCTCCCTGCAGTCAAGAAGCTGACCACAGTCCACACTGGGCCCAGCAAAGCCAa GCCCCCTGGTGGAGATGGTCAGAAGCGCCCCTCCCGAGACTTGG GCTCCAGTGGCAGCTTCTTGGGTGGGGGTCCGGGCCACACTGGCAAAAAGCGATCCAGAACCCAGGCTACCCGGCAACGACCTGCAAACACTCAG GAGGAAGAGCGGAAAAGCCGAGCAAAGGCCCCTCCCGCGAATAAAACTGCTACTACGGGCAAGACACTCACCCCAAAGAAGACCCTGCCTCCACGCAAGGCCCCCAGCCCAGAAGGGGTCTTTTCTGCGGATGAGACCCCTGAAGATGAAGCCCTTTACTCAAAGCTGGTTTCTTCTGGGGACGAGGCCTTGACCTTCGATCAGATACTCTCTGAAGAGACCTCTTCTGGGGACAACACTCAGCTCCATCCCTCTCCGGAAGCAGCCCCGTCCAAGTCCAAGACCAAGGGCAAGTCTTCCTTGGTCCATAAGCCAGAGGAACACCTTGATAAGAGGGACAGCTCTGCACTCCCATTGGAGGCCATGCCAGAGCCCCTTGAGAATCTGGTCCAGCCCTGGGAAGAGCCCACCACCCTCCAGGAGAAGACTCCTGCGAAGGATGAAACGTCCCCCAAAGAGGAGGCACCCCCCAAAAAGGTAGCCCCTGCTCAAAAGCACCCACAGCCTACCAAGCCGGCTCCAGGCCCTCAAGGAACTCCCACCCTTCCTTCACGGGTCCCACAAAATCCCACGGTCAGCAAAAACGACAAAGAGGAGGTGATGAAGCTACAGGAGGAGGTGGAGTCTTTAAGGAAAGCCCTGGAGCTGATGGGGGAGCAGCTGGA AAGTAAGCTAATGGACATCTGGGAGGAACTgaagagcgagagggagaggcGCCGGCTGCTGGAG GCTCAGATGAACCTGAAGACCGAGGAATCCCTGACCCCAAGCTCCAGCCCcacgcagccgcagccgcagtgA
- the EVA1B gene encoding protein eva-1 homolog B, whose translation MDAPRRDMELLSNSLAAYAHIRANPESFGLYFVLGVCFGLLLTLCLLVITISCAPRPRPRLLARRRDPRGALEEDDDEEDEEDTVTRLGPDDTLPSPELSAEPDGTVSVNVFTSAEELERAQRLEERERILREIWRTGQPDLLGTGTLGPSPTATGTLGRMHYY comes from the exons ATGGATGCCCCCCGAAGAGACATGGAATTGCTCAGCAATAGCCTGGCGGCCTACGCACACATCCGCG CTAACCCGGAGAGCTTTGGCCTCTACTTCGTGCTGGGCGTCTGCTTCGGGCTGCTGCTCACCCTGTGCCTGCTGGTCATCACCATCTCCTGCGCGCCCCGCCCGCGGCCGCGGCTCCTCGCGCGGCGCCGGGACCCCCGGGGCGCCCTGGAGGAGGACGACGACGAGGAAGACGAGGAGGACACCGTGACGCGGCTGGGCCCTGATGACACCCTGCCCAGCCCGGAGCTGTCCGCGGAGCCCGACGGGACCGTGAGCGTTAACGTCTTCACTTCGGCAGAGGAGCTGGAGCGCGCGCAGCGTTTGGAGGAGCGGGAGCGGATCCTGCGGGAGATCTGGCGCACCGGGCAGCCGGACCTGCTGGGCACCGGCACGCTGGGGCCCAGCCCCACGGCCACGGGCACGCTGGGCCGCATGCACTATTACTGA
- the SH3D21 gene encoding SH3 domain-containing protein 21 isoform X3 → MVQSELQLQSGAGRRVEVASWGDCGSDKGGLDNPGMPSLCLDPQQPPKMNSLTCDNPPDYLRPVFYPETYRVLFDYQPEAPDELALRRGDEVKVLRKITEDEGWWEGESQGRRGVFPDNFVLPPPPIKKLLPRKMQDSVEHELTHAAGGRTYQRQALVKESKKMMPKTALPAVKKLTTVHTGPSKAKPPGGDGQKRPSRDLGSSGSFLGGGPGHTGKKRSRTQATRQRPANTQEEERKSRAKAPPANKTATTGKTLTPKKTLPPRKAPSPEGVFSADETPEDEALYSKLVSSGDEALTFDQILSEETSSGDNTQLHPSPEAAPSKSKTKGKSSLVHKPEEHLDKRDSSALPLEAMPEPLENLVQPWEEPTTLQEKTPAKDETSPKEEAPPKKVAPAQKHPQPTKPAPGPQGTPTLPSRVPQNPTVSKNDKEEVMKLQEEVESLRKALELMGEQLESKLMDIWEELKSERERRRLLEAQMNLKTEESLTPSSSPTQPQPQ, encoded by the exons ATGGTGCAAAGTGAACTTCAGCTACAGTCCGGAGCAGGCAGACGAGTTGAAGTTGCAAGTTGGGGAGATTGTGGAAGTGATAAAGGAG GCCTTGATAACCCAGGCATGCCTTCACTCTGCCTTGATCCCCAGCAACCGCCCAAG ATGAACAGCCTGACCTGTGACAACCCTCCAGACTACCTGCGGCCAG TCTTCTACCCTGAGACCTATAGGGTCCTGTTTGACTACCAGCCGGAGGCCCCAGATGAGTTGGCACTGCGGAGGGGGGACGAGGTGAAGGTGCTGAGGAAG ATCACAGAGGATGAgggctggtgggaaggagagTCTCAAGGCAGAAGAGGAGTTTTCCCAGACAACTTTGTGCTCCCACCACCCCCA ATCAAGAAGCTGCTCCCACGAAAAATGCAAGATTCAG TAGAACATGAGCTCACTCACGCTGCTGGGGGAAGAACGTACCAGAGGCAGG CTCTTGTTAAGGAATCAAAAAAGATGATGCCCAAAACAGCCCTCCCTGCAGTCAAGAAGCTGACCACAGTCCACACTGGGCCCAGCAAAGCCAa GCCCCCTGGTGGAGATGGTCAGAAGCGCCCCTCCCGAGACTTGG GCTCCAGTGGCAGCTTCTTGGGTGGGGGTCCGGGCCACACTGGCAAAAAGCGATCCAGAACCCAGGCTACCCGGCAACGACCTGCAAACACTCAG GAGGAAGAGCGGAAAAGCCGAGCAAAGGCCCCTCCCGCGAATAAAACTGCTACTACGGGCAAGACACTCACCCCAAAGAAGACCCTGCCTCCACGCAAGGCCCCCAGCCCAGAAGGGGTCTTTTCTGCGGATGAGACCCCTGAAGATGAAGCCCTTTACTCAAAGCTGGTTTCTTCTGGGGACGAGGCCTTGACCTTCGATCAGATACTCTCTGAAGAGACCTCTTCTGGGGACAACACTCAGCTCCATCCCTCTCCGGAAGCAGCCCCGTCCAAGTCCAAGACCAAGGGCAAGTCTTCCTTGGTCCATAAGCCAGAGGAACACCTTGATAAGAGGGACAGCTCTGCACTCCCATTGGAGGCCATGCCAGAGCCCCTTGAGAATCTGGTCCAGCCCTGGGAAGAGCCCACCACCCTCCAGGAGAAGACTCCTGCGAAGGATGAAACGTCCCCCAAAGAGGAGGCACCCCCCAAAAAGGTAGCCCCTGCTCAAAAGCACCCACAGCCTACCAAGCCGGCTCCAGGCCCTCAAGGAACTCCCACCCTTCCTTCACGGGTCCCACAAAATCCCACGGTCAGCAAAAACGACAAAGAGGAGGTGATGAAGCTACAGGAGGAGGTGGAGTCTTTAAGGAAAGCCCTGGAGCTGATGGGGGAGCAGCTGGA AAGTAAGCTAATGGACATCTGGGAGGAACTgaagagcgagagggagaggcGCCGGCTGCTGGAG GCTCAGATGAACCTGAAGACCGAGGAATCCCTGACCCCAAGCTCCAGCCCcacgcagccgcagccgcagtgA
- the SH3D21 gene encoding SH3 domain-containing protein 21 isoform X2 — protein MEVLVLAGYRAQKEGELSLAPGDVVRQVCKGPARGWLRGELGGHCGFFPERLVQEIPETLRGAGEAPRPRCARSRGRPAKSRSSPKWCKVNFSYSPEQADELKLQVGEIVEVIKEIEDGWWLGKKNGQLGAFPSNFVELLDSGPPSLDNPGMPSLCLDPQQPPKMNSLTCDNPPDYLRPVFYPETYRVLFDYQPEAPDELALRRGDEVKVLRKITEDEGWWEGESQGRRGVFPDNFVLPPPPIKKLLPRKMQDSEHELTHAAGGRTYQRQALVKESKKMMPKTALPAVKKLTTVHTGPSKAKPPGGDGQKRPSRDLGSSGSFLGGGPGHTGKKRSRTQATRQRPANTQEEERKSRAKAPPANKTATTGKTLTPKKTLPPRKAPSPEGVFSADETPEDEALYSKLVSSGDEALTFDQILSEETSSGDNTQLHPSPEAAPSKSKTKGKSSLVHKPEEHLDKRDSSALPLEAMPEPLENLVQPWEEPTTLQEKTPAKDETSPKEEAPPKKVAPAQKHPQPTKPAPGPQGTPTLPSRVPQNPTVSKNDKEEVMKLQEEVESLRKALELMGEQLESKLMDIWEELKSERERRRLLEAQMNLKTEESLTPSSSPTQPQPQ, from the exons ATGG AGGTACTGGTTCTGGCCGGATACCGTGCGCAGAAGGAGGGTGAGCTGAGTCTGGCGCCCGGGGACGTGGTCCGACAGGTGTGCAAGGGACCCGCACGGGGCTGGCTGCGCGGAGAGCTGGGGGGCCACTGTGGCTTCTTCCCGGAGCGCCTGGTGCAG GAAATCCCGGAGACTTTGCGCGGCGCGGGAGAGGCGCCGAGACCACGCTGTGCGCGCAGCCGAG GTCGCCCTGCCAAATCTCGGAGCTCCCCAAAATGGTGCAAAGTGAACTTCAGCTACAGTCCGGAGCAGGCAGACGAGTTGAAGTTGCAAGTTGGGGAGATTGTGGAAGTGATAAAGGAG ATTGAGGACGGCTGGTGGCTGGGAAAGAAGAATGGGCAGCTGGGAGCCTTTCCATCCAACTTTGTGGAGTTGCTGGACAGTGGGCCCCCAA GCCTTGATAACCCAGGCATGCCTTCACTCTGCCTTGATCCCCAGCAACCGCCCAAG ATGAACAGCCTGACCTGTGACAACCCTCCAGACTACCTGCGGCCAG TCTTCTACCCTGAGACCTATAGGGTCCTGTTTGACTACCAGCCGGAGGCCCCAGATGAGTTGGCACTGCGGAGGGGGGACGAGGTGAAGGTGCTGAGGAAG ATCACAGAGGATGAgggctggtgggaaggagagTCTCAAGGCAGAAGAGGAGTTTTCCCAGACAACTTTGTGCTCCCACCACCCCCA ATCAAGAAGCTGCTCCCACGAAAAATGCAAGATTCAG AACATGAGCTCACTCACGCTGCTGGGGGAAGAACGTACCAGAGGCAGG CTCTTGTTAAGGAATCAAAAAAGATGATGCCCAAAACAGCCCTCCCTGCAGTCAAGAAGCTGACCACAGTCCACACTGGGCCCAGCAAAGCCAa GCCCCCTGGTGGAGATGGTCAGAAGCGCCCCTCCCGAGACTTGG GCTCCAGTGGCAGCTTCTTGGGTGGGGGTCCGGGCCACACTGGCAAAAAGCGATCCAGAACCCAGGCTACCCGGCAACGACCTGCAAACACTCAG GAGGAAGAGCGGAAAAGCCGAGCAAAGGCCCCTCCCGCGAATAAAACTGCTACTACGGGCAAGACACTCACCCCAAAGAAGACCCTGCCTCCACGCAAGGCCCCCAGCCCAGAAGGGGTCTTTTCTGCGGATGAGACCCCTGAAGATGAAGCCCTTTACTCAAAGCTGGTTTCTTCTGGGGACGAGGCCTTGACCTTCGATCAGATACTCTCTGAAGAGACCTCTTCTGGGGACAACACTCAGCTCCATCCCTCTCCGGAAGCAGCCCCGTCCAAGTCCAAGACCAAGGGCAAGTCTTCCTTGGTCCATAAGCCAGAGGAACACCTTGATAAGAGGGACAGCTCTGCACTCCCATTGGAGGCCATGCCAGAGCCCCTTGAGAATCTGGTCCAGCCCTGGGAAGAGCCCACCACCCTCCAGGAGAAGACTCCTGCGAAGGATGAAACGTCCCCCAAAGAGGAGGCACCCCCCAAAAAGGTAGCCCCTGCTCAAAAGCACCCACAGCCTACCAAGCCGGCTCCAGGCCCTCAAGGAACTCCCACCCTTCCTTCACGGGTCCCACAAAATCCCACGGTCAGCAAAAACGACAAAGAGGAGGTGATGAAGCTACAGGAGGAGGTGGAGTCTTTAAGGAAAGCCCTGGAGCTGATGGGGGAGCAGCTGGA AAGTAAGCTAATGGACATCTGGGAGGAACTgaagagcgagagggagaggcGCCGGCTGCTGGAG GCTCAGATGAACCTGAAGACCGAGGAATCCCTGACCCCAAGCTCCAGCCCcacgcagccgcagccgcagtgA